The nucleotide window TAGCAAAGTAGTTATCAGGTCAAAATTTGCTACCATTAGCCCGGGAATCCCATCCCTGAACCCTCCGCGTATAAAATATATATTAATAAATCTCCGCAGTGGTCTTAAAATCATATCCGTATAACCTGTTTTTTCCCTGCCAATTTTTTCTTCAGCTTGAAGTGTTGAGTATTGATTTACCTTTGCCATAAATTCGGATATCGATTGTACTGTGTAATGCAATATATCACCTTTTAGTACACCCACTTCACCGTCTATTTCGTAACCTTCATGAACAAGTCTTTCTGAAATACTTGTTCTTTCTCTTCTGAAAAATCTTTTCTGATAACCTGGATACCAACCTCCATGTTTTATCCATATTGTGAGAAAGAAGTTCTTACGCGGTAACTTATAACCATTATATTTATTGTCTCTGTTATTTATAATTGAAAGTATCTCTTCTCTTAATTCATTAGAGCATCGTTCATCCGCGTCAAGCACTAATACCCATTCCTTCGTTGATTTAGAAAGTGCAAACTGTCTTTGTTTCGCAAATCCCTCCCATTTATTAACATATACGTTCTTCGTGTATTTACTGGCAATTACTGCAGTTTTGTCCTTGCTTTCTCCGTCAACAACTATTATCTCATCCGCCCATAAAACACTCTTTAGGCAGTCTTCGACATTCTTTTCCTCATCCTTGCAGATTATATTTACTGAAATCAAATTTATTTTTTAATATCAATCAATTTAATGAAACACTATCAAATATGTAATTACAAAATAAATCGGAAAATCCCCGCTACAAACTCAACCTCTATTAACCTTCCAAATCTCCTTAACCCTCAGAAATTATATCGATTCATTTATCAGTGTGAATCATAATTTTTCAGTTCTTATCAGTGTGTGATTTTTAATTAATTTTTCTTTCACGTATGAAATATATTGTTTCTTATATCTATATGCGCTCTCAAAAATTTATCTTTTCCCGTAATCTGTATTCCAATAAGCTCTTTCCCTGTTCCTATAATATTCCTAATCTCTCAATTGATAATTTAATCAATATTTCATAATTTTATTAAAATAATTAACTATGCCGATAAACTTTAATAAACTTACAACAAAATCTCAGGAAGCTTTACAAAAAGCTCAGGATATTGCCGTAAATAATTCTAATCAAATAATCGAGCCGGCACATCTTTTTTCTGCAATGCTAAGCGAAAATGAAAGTATATTAAATTCTATAATCATTAAACTTTCCGTTGACAAGGAGCAGCTTATAAACCGTACGGATGAACTCATTAACGCTATGCCAAAAGTTTCCGGAAGCGTATCTGAACAGCTTTCTATCTCTCGGGAATTAAATAGTGTTCTCGAGAAAGCTTTTTCCGAAGCCTCAGATATGAAAGATGATTATGTCTCTGTAGAACATCTGCTTATCGGTCTAATTGAAACAAAAGGTAATGTGTCTATTATTTTAAAATCTTTTAATCTCACAAAGAAAAGCATTTTAAATATTCTAAAAAATGTAAGAGGTTCCCAGCGTGTAACATCCCAAAATCCTGAAGATACTTTTCAGGCTCTCGAACGTTATGGTAAAAACTTAAACCAGCTTGCAGCTAAAGGTAAACTCGACCCTGTTATAGGAAGGGATGAAGAAATTAGAAGAGTACTTCAGGTTTTATCGCGCCGTACAAAAAACAATCCCGTTCTTATCGGTGAACCGGGTGTCGGCAAAACAGCAATAGCCGAAGGCATTGCAATCAGAATCGTCCAGGGCGATATTCCGGATGGTCTCAGAGATAAACATATTGTTGCCCTTGATATGGGAGCTCTTATCGCTGGTGCTCAATACCGTGGTCAGTTTGAAGATAGACTGAAATCAGTTTTAAAAGAAGTCCAGAGCTCTGACGGTAAGGTTATTCTGTTCATCGATGAACTCCATACTGTTATAGGTGCTGGTGCGTCCTCAGGCTCAATGGATGCATCAAACCTTTTAAAACCCGCACTCGCAAGAGGAGACTTACGCTGTATCGGTGCAACAACCCTCGATGAATACAGAAAGTACATCGAAAAAGACTCCGCTCTCGAACGCCGCTTTCAACCTGTTCTCGTCTCAGAACCTAACGTTGAAGATACTGTCTCTATTCTTCGCGGACTTAAAGAAAAGTATGAAATCCATCACGGCGTTAGAATAACTGATGGGGCAATAGTTGCTGCCGCACAACTTTCTGATAGATATATTTCTGACAGGTTCTTACCCGATAAAGCAATCGACCTTATCGATGAAGCAGCATCAAAGCTTAGAATAGAAATCGATTCTATGCCAGAAGAGCTCGATAACATTGAGCGTCGTATTAAACAGCTCGAAATCGAACGCGAAGCTTTAAAACGAGAGTTGTAATTTGACTATTTTATTTCTTTCTTGATTGCTTAATAAGAATGTAACTGTAGAAATATATTTTTATCTATTCTTTTAAGCCGATTTTAATTACTATAAGTTTAATTCCCGGCTTCTTGCAGCGAAATCTTTTCCTCCTTCCCAACGCGAAGCATCGCTCTTTAAACTCCAGTTTGGGGAGGCATGCCAGGCTTTTGTTCTTAGTGCTACTATTCGTAAAAACGTTGTAATAAAAACAAACTCTTTACAAAATAAATACACCTTGATTTTCCGTATTTATCCCGCGCGTTATAGATTTTTGCTCTCTTTGCGTCCTTTGCATTCTCTGCGAGCTTTGCGATAAAAATCTTTTTTTAATAATCTTTGCGTTAAAATCTTTTGTAAATAATCTTTTAAGCTATAATATCCTACATTTTTCTTTGCGTTTTCTGCGGTTAAAATTCTTCAACATTTGTTTTTCTTCCTTTTGTTTGTAGATTTATCTACGTCGTGTAACGCAATTCTTCGATCCCGCCTTATTGAAAACCCGCCGTCTGTCGAAGACCCGCCTATCTTTTTGGCGGGAGAGGGGCGGGACATCCTGCTTGAAGCGAAATCTTGTGTTGCTTTAAACATACAAAGTCCCGTAGGTAGGTCTAACAATAGCAAAATAAATGTTTAACTCTGCCGTCCCGTAGGTACTACATATTTGCTTATTTATCATACACGGCTGCTTGCAGCGAAGCCTCATTTTATTGTTTGTAATACAACGGAGACTTTTTCTTTATTAATAACTACTTTGCATCACTTTATACTTAACGACTCAATCTTTATAACTCTCATTGTTTAATTATTCATGACGAAATGCGGACTTGATTAATACTATATTGTTACATTGACAGAAAATCAAATAATGACTATTTTGATTCAAGTATTAATAAACGCTCTTCAAAAAATAGTAACTATTTGATTCATGAGGGGGATTAAGAAAATACAATTTTGCATAATTTGAGTTATCAAATTTGTTTGTCTGAGGGGCGCGAATTTATTTTGATATTTTCTTTATCTACAATTTCATTTCATTTCTTTGATTCATTTATCACGACTTCTAATATA belongs to Ignavibacteria bacterium and includes:
- a CDS encoding glycosyltransferase family 2 protein translates to MISVNIICKDEEKNVEDCLKSVLWADEIIVVDGESKDKTAVIASKYTKNVYVNKWEGFAKQRQFALSKSTKEWVLVLDADERCSNELREEILSIINNRDNKYNGYKLPRKNFFLTIWIKHGGWYPGYQKRFFRRERTSISERLVHEGYEIDGEVGVLKGDILHYTVQSISEFMAKVNQYSTLQAEEKIGREKTGYTDMILRPLRRFINIYFIRGGFRDGIPGLMVANFDLITTLLTYMKIWESQNKNGSK
- a CDS encoding Clp protease N-terminal domain-containing protein, giving the protein MPINFNKLTTKSQEALQKAQDIAVNNSNQIIEPAHLFSAMLSENESILNSIIIKLSVDKEQLINRTDELINAMPKVSGSVSEQLSISRELNSVLEKAFSEASDMKDDYVSVEHLLIGLIETKGNVSIILKSFNLTKKSILNILKNVRGSQRVTSQNPEDTFQALERYGKNLNQLAAKGKLDPVIGRDEEIRRVLQVLSRRTKNNPVLIGEPGVGKTAIAEGIAIRIVQGDIPDGLRDKHIVALDMGALIAGAQYRGQFEDRLKSVLKEVQSSDGKVILFIDELHTVIGAGASSGSMDASNLLKPALARGDLRCIGATTLDEYRKYIEKDSALERRFQPVLVSEPNVEDTVSILRGLKEKYEIHHGVRITDGAIVAAAQLSDRYISDRFLPDKAIDLIDEAASKLRIEIDSMPEELDNIERRIKQLEIEREALKREL